The proteins below come from a single Peromyscus maniculatus bairdii isolate BWxNUB_F1_BW_parent chromosome 13, HU_Pman_BW_mat_3.1, whole genome shotgun sequence genomic window:
- the LOC102923536 gene encoding alkaline phosphatase, germ cell type, with translation MQRAWVLLLLLGLRLQLSFGVIPVEEKNPAFWNQKAAEALNVAKKLQPIQTSAKNLIIFLGDGMGVTTVTATRILKGQMGSHLGPETPLAMDRFPYMALSKTYNVDRQVPDSAGTATAYLCGVKANYKTIGLSAAARFDQCNTTFGNEVISVMHRAKKAGKSVGVVTTTSVQHASPAGTYAHTVNRDWYSDAEMPASALQEGCKDISLQLISNMDIDVVLGGGRKFMFPKGTPDSEYPDNRAQSGRRLDGQDLVQKWLMKHQGARYVWNRTELIQASLDPAVTHLMGLFEPEHMKYDIYRDPTQDPSLAEMTEVAVRMLSRNPRGFYLFVEGGRIDHGHHDSVAYRALTEAVMFDSAIAKADQLTSEQDTLTIVTADHSHVFSFGGYTLRGTSIFGLGAAFNALDGRSFTSILYGNGPGYQLQKGVRPDVTDRESRDPKYRQQAAVPLSSETHGGGDVAIFARGPQAHLVHGVQEQNYIAHVMAFAGCLEPYTDCGLAPPAGQSSAASRGQTSALMLLLAGTMLMVVAAEP, from the exons ATGCAGAGAGcctgggtgctgctgctgctgctgggcctcaGACTACAGCTGTCCTTTGGTGTCATCCCAG TGGAAGAGAAGAACCCAGCCTTCTGGAACCAAAAGGCAGCCGAGGCCCTGAATGTTGCCAAGAAGCTGCAGCCCATTCAGACATCAGCCAAGAACCTCATCATCTTCCTGGGGGACG GGATGGGGGTGACCACAGTGACAGCCACCAGGATCCTAAAGGGACAGATGGGAAGCCATCTAGGACCTGAGACACCCCTAGCCATGGACCGATTCCCATACATGGCTCTGTCCAAG ACATACAACGTGGACAGACAGGTCCCAGACAGTGCAGGCACAGCCACCGCCTATCTCTGTGGGGTCAAGGCCAACTACAAGACCATTGGCTTGAGCGCAGCTGCCCGATTCGACCAGTGCAACACCACATTTGGCAACGAGGTCATCTCAGTGATGCATCGTGCAAAGAAAGCAG GAAAGTCCGTGGGAGTGGTGACCACCACGTCAGTGCAGCACGCCTCTCCAGCTGGCACCTACGCACACACGGTGAACCGTGATTGGTACTCGGATGCAGAAATGCCTGCCTCAGCGCTGCAGGAGGGCTGCAAGGACATCTCTCTACAGCTCATCTCCAACATGGACATTGAT GTGGTCCTCGGTGGTGGCCGCAAGTTCATGTTTCCCAAGGGGACACCAGACTCTGAATATCCAGACAACAGAGCTCAGTCCGGACGCAGGCTGGATGGACAGGATCTGGTACAGAAGTGGCTGATGAAGCACCAG GGGGCCCGGTATGTTTGGAACCGCACGGAGCTCATTCAGGCGTCCCTGGACCCCGCAGTGACTCACCTCATGG GTCTCTTTGAGCCTGAACACATGAAATATGACATCTACCGAGACCCTACCCAGGACCCCTCCCTGGCGGAGATGACAGAGGTGGCCGTGCGCATGCTAAGCAGGAACCCCCGAGGCTTCTACCTCTTTGTGGAGG GGGGCCGCATCGACCATGGCCACCACGATTCTGTAGCCTACCGTGCACTGACTGAGGCCGTCATGTTCGACTCGGCCATTGCTAAGGCGGACCAGCTCACCAGTGAGCAGGACACGCTGACCATCGTCACTGCTGACCACTCCCACGTCTTCTCCTTTGGTGGCTACACACTTCGGGGGACCTCCATCTTCG GCCTGGGGGCCGCCTTCAACGCTCTGGACGGCAGATCCTTTACCTCCATCCTATATGGCAACGGGCCCGGCTATCAACTCCAGAAAGGTGTCCGGCCAGATGTCACTGACAGGGAGAGCC GCGACCCCAAGTACCGGCAGCAGGCGGCTGTGCCGCTGTCCTCGGAGACCCACGGCGGGGGGGACGTGGCGATATTCGCGCGTGGCCCGCAGGCACACCTGGTGCACGGAGTGCAGGAGCAGAACTACATCGCGCACGTCATGGCCTTTGCAGGCTGCCTGGAGCCCTACACCGACTGCGGCCTGGCGCCCCCTGCCGGCCAGAGCAGTGCGGCGAGCCGGGGCCAGACCTCTGCCCTGATGCTCCTGTTGGCAGGGACAATGTTGATGGTGGTGGCAGCTGAGCCCTGA